The following proteins are encoded in a genomic region of Puniceicoccales bacterium:
- the smpB gene encoding SsrA-binding protein SmpB — translation MVKRDGSKTLEIRNRKLRHDYEVGVVTEAGIVLLGTEVKSVKAGCAQINDAFVMVDRDGFLVLCNARIDEYRFGSCSNHEVCRKRRLLLHAKEMKKIRNAMERDGVNVIPSRIYVKSGLVKIEIALCKGKKLYDKRADLKAKAVRRETERFLARN, via the coding sequence GTGGTGAAGCGCGATGGTAGTAAGACTTTAGAGATACGAAATAGAAAATTGCGTCATGATTACGAGGTTGGTGTCGTTACCGAAGCTGGGATTGTTTTGCTTGGCACCGAAGTAAAATCGGTAAAGGCTGGCTGTGCCCAGATCAACGATGCATTTGTGATGGTTGATCGAGATGGATTTTTAGTGCTATGCAATGCCAGAATTGACGAATATAGGTTTGGTAGCTGTTCAAATCATGAGGTTTGCCGGAAGCGTAGGTTATTGCTGCATGCCAAGGAGATGAAGAAAATTCGCAATGCGATGGAGCGTGATGGTGTTAATGTTATACCATCGCGGATCTATGTGAAGAGTGGTCTTGTGAAGATAGAAATCGCTCTGTGCAAAGGAAAAAAGCTCTACGACAAACGGGCCGACCTAAAGGCCAAAGCAGTCAGGCGAGAAACCGAAAGATTTTTGGCCAGAAACTAA